A window of Planctomycetia bacterium genomic DNA:
GCCAGCGGGAAGCGGGCACTCCCCTTGGAGGGACTGAATCTGGAATTGGGGGGCCAGGCGAAACCAGCTCCACGAAGACTCGGCGGGGCTTGAAGGTCGATGACATTCGGCTCGCCCGCCAGTTCACCCAATACCAACGACGGCGGAATCTCCGGGCCGATCAAACCGACTTGATTCTGAGGATCACCCATCGGGTGTGCTGAGGCCGTTGCCACAGCAAAATCCCCTAGCGCAATCCCCACGCAGGTGTTTAGATCGTGGGCGTCTTTCCTGCTCATTCAAAGCTCCCGGATTGAAGCCATGGCACTAACTGACCCAGAAGCCAATCCAAGTGTGCCGCGACGGGAATTGGGAGCTCGATGTTGACCATTGTCATTCCGAGATATGTGGCTCGGCCCTGCCTCGGAATCTGATCGTCATTACCATCTGAGGTACGCGGCACGATGAGGAGCGGAGTAATGCGAAGAGTCGTTGGCGAGAAAAGGGTTGAGGGGAGTGCCCGACCCCAATCCACAGAAACCGAATTCGGGTCGTCACCGAAGCCACGCAGTGATGTCCAGATTGCGAGAACGCGCACAGGCGAACGCCGGAGAGGGGACCGCACAATAATGAGAAGATCGCAACCCAAAGTGAGTAAGGGCTCTAATTCCGGGGAAAACGTGGTAGCGAGAGGTAACTGATCACCCTGAATTGCTTCAACAAGAAGCAATTCATTTCCCCGATAGATCCAGGTGCCAACCGATGAACGCGAATCGAAAAACCTCCCACAGTCGGGGTCGGATCTCAGAAGCACACGCCCTTCGTACCGAGGGCCGCCCTCCTGAAGACTGCTGAGAACGTGTAGGATTGAGAGCGAAACGTGCTCCGCCCAGGTTCGGTGTTGCCATCGCCACATCTCATCCTCGGAAAGTTGCTTGCGCCGTAGACGCTCGTACCAGTTCCAGATTTGTCCGTAGCGCTCGTCATATTGCAGGACGTAGTTGGCTCGTGGAACTCCGGTAGGGAGTGGGACGCGCGAGATTTCGGAACGCGATAGCCAACTCTGCAGTAACGATCTAAAACGCAAGACGAGCAGAACGCGGTAGGGTCTTGATACCGCGTTCTTGAGGTGGGATGCACACTCGTGAAGATATGCGTTACACTCGCGAAGACATCGCCGAAGAAAGTCATGTACGACACGGTTTTCCGGCGTATCGGCAGTATCCTGTCGAATAACGCATAGGACTCTCTGCCGTGGGCCGGCCTTTTGGAGAATGGTCCGACCGGGTTGGCGCACAAACCATCGCAGGCAAGCCTCGTCCATTTGCTGGACGCGATCGAGCCGTTCTAGAGATCGAATTCGACGCAGGGCTTTTCGAGGGCGAGAGCAGATATCCTCCAAGGGGCCCCGACACGCTTCGGCGATGCGCACAATCATGCGAAGCGGTCCGAGATCTTCCTTGTCGCGCAACCAAAAGAGCTGATCGAAATCGCTCCAGGCGCAGACGGTTAAGCCTTCAGCGCGCTGTGGGCGTCGCCCCCCTTTTTGTCGCGGAAAGGTGATCTCATTGATCGACTCGGCATGCTGGGAGATCAGCTCCGCTGCCTTGGCCCCAATTCCGTCTGATCCGAGGATTGGCATCGAACCCACGCCTACAGATTCTCCACTCTTCGAATCAAGTGGTCGCGGCACACCGCCACTCAGTAACGACTCGGCGTATTTTTCGACG
This region includes:
- a CDS encoding DUF2357 domain-containing protein, whose protein sequence is MGSMPILGSDGIGAKAAELISQHAESINEITFPRQKGGRRPQRAEGLTVCAWSDFDQLFWLRDKEDLGPLRMIVRIAEACRGPLEDICSRPRKALRRIRSLERLDRVQQMDEACLRWFVRQPGRTILQKAGPRQRVLCVIRQDTADTPENRVVHDFLRRCLRECNAYLHECASHLKNAVSRPYRVLLVLRFRSLLQSWLSRSEISRVPLPTGVPRANYVLQYDERYGQIWNWYERLRRKQLSEDEMWRWQHRTWAEHVSLSILHVLSSLQEGGPRYEGRVLLRSDPDCGRFFDSRSSVGTWIYRGNELLLVEAIQGDQLPLATTFSPELEPLLTLGCDLLIIVRSPLRRSPVRVLAIWTSLRGFGDDPNSVSVDWGRALPSTLFSPTTLRITPLLIVPRTSDGNDDQIPRQGRATYLGMTMVNIELPIPVAAHLDWLLGQLVPWLQSGSFE